A single genomic interval of Funiculus sociatus GB2-C1 harbors:
- a CDS encoding photosystem II reaction center protein K, producing the protein MEAALLLAKLPEAYSFFDPLVDVLPIIPVFFLLLAFVWQAAVGFR; encoded by the coding sequence ATGGAAGCAGCACTGCTATTGGCAAAACTGCCTGAAGCTTACTCCTTCTTTGATCCACTGGTAGACGTTCTCCCGATCATCCCCGTGTTCTTCTTGTTGCTTGCTTTCGTTTGGCAAGCTGCTGTAGGGTTCCGTTAA
- a CDS encoding glutathione S-transferase family protein, protein MLKLYGGAFSRASIVKWYLEELGIPYEFVMLDMQAGAHRQPDYLAINPMGKVPALVDGDFQLWESGAILLYLAEKYGKMPSSLEQKAKITQWAMFSNATLGPGIFVEASREREMPKLMQPLNDILERQPFLMGDEFNVADVVVGSILAYIPIMLKLDLSEYPAVVDYIKRLSERPAFGIGKEMGTRG, encoded by the coding sequence ATGTTGAAACTCTACGGAGGAGCCTTTAGTCGCGCGTCAATTGTCAAGTGGTATCTGGAAGAACTTGGCATTCCTTATGAATTTGTCATGCTGGATATGCAAGCAGGCGCTCACCGACAACCAGATTATCTCGCGATTAATCCTATGGGCAAAGTCCCGGCGCTTGTGGATGGGGATTTTCAGCTTTGGGAGTCGGGGGCAATTCTGCTTTATTTAGCCGAAAAGTACGGCAAGATGCCATCTTCCCTAGAACAAAAAGCAAAAATTACTCAGTGGGCGATGTTTAGCAATGCCACACTAGGGCCAGGAATTTTTGTGGAAGCCAGCCGGGAACGGGAAATGCCCAAGTTGATGCAACCGCTCAATGACATCTTAGAGCGGCAACCGTTCTTAATGGGAGACGAGTTCAATGTCGCCGATGTAGTGGTTGGGTCAATTTTGGCTTACATCCCAATAATGCTAAAGCTGGACTTGAGCGAATATCCAGCCGTTGTGGACTATATCAAGCGTCTTTCAGAGCGTCCTGCTTTTGGCATTGGCAAGGAAATGGGGACGCGCGGTTAA
- a CDS encoding tetratricopeptide repeat protein, translating to MNVRAIHCQDQARHQHSYPISSTGAAPRRLLRVKSVSVGHAIESDGSLRSQAKEKAQQGDYESAIAILTTLIERNPMSAAQYNNRGLIYFQSGQKEKAIADYNTALELDPHLDSAYNNRANYYASVGQMAEAIADYEMTLDLNPGNVRAWINQGITFRDLGLYDLALENFDLVMGLGQLEGNIYAERGRTYELRGDWNCAIADYQNALALLSRSGAAGRLRLVVETWMIQLLKPAIA from the coding sequence ATGAACGTTCGCGCAATCCACTGTCAAGACCAAGCAAGACACCAACACAGTTATCCGATCTCATCGACTGGCGCGGCTCCAAGACGTTTACTTCGAGTCAAATCTGTATCAGTCGGACACGCGATAGAGTCAGATGGTTCGCTGCGCTCTCAGGCAAAGGAAAAAGCACAACAAGGCGATTACGAGAGCGCGATCGCTATCCTGACAACTTTAATTGAGCGCAACCCCATGAGTGCAGCCCAATACAATAACCGAGGGCTAATTTATTTTCAGAGCGGTCAAAAGGAAAAAGCGATCGCTGATTACAATACCGCTTTGGAACTAGATCCCCACCTAGACAGCGCCTACAACAATCGCGCCAACTACTACGCTTCTGTGGGACAGATGGCAGAAGCGATCGCTGACTATGAGATGACCCTGGATCTCAACCCCGGCAATGTTCGCGCTTGGATTAACCAAGGTATCACCTTTCGGGATTTGGGATTGTACGACTTGGCCCTAGAGAATTTTGACCTAGTAATGGGACTAGGACAGCTGGAAGGTAACATTTATGCAGAACGCGGTCGCACCTACGAACTGAGGGGTGACTGGAACTGCGCGATCGCTGACTACCAGAACGCTTTAGCTTTGCTTTCCCGATCTGGTGCGGCTGGACGCTTGCGCCTGGTTGTCGAAACTTGGATGATACAGTTGCTGAAACCTGCGATCGCCTGA
- the psaM gene encoding photosystem I reaction center subunit XII: MSISDTQVFIALVAALIPGILAIRLSTELYK, encoded by the coding sequence ATGTCTATATCAGATACCCAAGTCTTTATTGCTTTAGTTGCCGCCTTGATTCCCGGCATCCTGGCAATCCGCTTATCAACGGAACTGTACAAGTAG
- a CDS encoding TerC family protein, translating to MLDHILNSPLNVGIEAPLVLLVLVALEAVLSADNAIALAAIAQGLEDSTLQRRALNFGLAVAYILRITLILTATWVVQFWQFELLGAMYLLWLVFQYFTSDDGKDQEHHGPRFTSLWQAIPIIAFTDLAFSLDSVTTAIAVSKDTALVIAGGTIGVITLRFMAGLFIRWLDEFVHLEDAGYITVALVGLRLLLRAFNLESYAPDWLMISCIAIIFTWGFSQRTPTETQK from the coding sequence ATGCTAGACCACATCCTGAACTCTCCGCTCAATGTAGGAATTGAAGCTCCCCTGGTACTGCTAGTTCTGGTGGCGTTAGAGGCGGTGCTGTCAGCAGACAATGCGATCGCCTTAGCAGCTATTGCACAAGGCTTAGAAGATAGCACTCTCCAACGTCGCGCTCTCAACTTCGGATTAGCAGTTGCCTATATCCTCCGAATCACCTTGATTCTGACAGCAACCTGGGTTGTTCAGTTCTGGCAGTTTGAGCTACTAGGTGCAATGTATCTGCTTTGGCTGGTGTTCCAATACTTTACTTCGGATGACGGGAAAGATCAGGAACATCATGGGCCGCGTTTTACTTCCCTTTGGCAGGCAATTCCGATAATAGCCTTTACTGATCTAGCTTTTTCCCTCGATAGCGTAACGACAGCGATCGCTGTTTCCAAAGATACCGCGCTTGTTATCGCCGGAGGTACGATTGGGGTGATTACGCTTCGGTTCATGGCGGGATTATTCATCCGCTGGCTAGATGAATTTGTGCATCTTGAGGATGCTGGCTACATTACAGTAGCGTTGGTGGGATTGCGACTGCTATTGAGAGCCTTTAACCTGGAGTCTTATGCACCAGACTGGTTAATGATCTCCTGTATTGCGATCATATTTACCTGGGGATTTTCCCAGCGAACTCCCACGGAAACTCAAAAATAA
- the ndk gene encoding nucleoside-diphosphate kinase: MERTFVMVKPDGVQRNLVGEVIRRFESKGFTLVGLKLMSVSRELAEQHYDVHRERPFFAGLVEFITSSPVVATVWEGEGVVASARKIIGATNPLTAELGTIRGDYGVSIGRNLIHGSDAIETAQREISLWFKDEELVSWKPSLTSWLYE, from the coding sequence TTGGAACGGACATTTGTCATGGTTAAGCCGGATGGCGTACAGCGCAACCTTGTAGGTGAGGTCATCCGCCGTTTTGAAAGCAAAGGTTTCACTCTGGTTGGGTTAAAGCTAATGAGTGTTAGCCGCGAACTGGCAGAACAGCACTATGACGTTCACCGGGAAAGACCCTTTTTTGCTGGTCTGGTCGAGTTTATCACCTCTAGTCCAGTGGTAGCGACGGTATGGGAAGGTGAGGGAGTTGTAGCATCAGCAAGAAAAATTATCGGTGCTACCAACCCGCTGACAGCAGAACTGGGTACGATTCGCGGTGATTATGGAGTTAGCATTGGTCGCAACCTCATCCACGGTTCTGATGCTATCGAGACAGCACAGCGGGAGATAAGCCTCTGGTTTAAGGATGAAGAACTCGTTAGCTGGAAACCAAGTTTGACATCTTGGCTGTACGAGTAA
- a CDS encoding D-alanine--D-alanine ligase family protein yields the protein MKKLRVGLLFGGCSGEHEVSLSSARAIAQALSADQNTGKYEILPFYIRKDGRWQAGELAQQVLESGTPLQLETSTPDSPSPIASSEISTANTQQLNRWQSPSQADEIDVWFPILHGPNGEDGTVQGMLKLMQVPFVGSGVLGSAIGMDKIAMKMAFAHAGIPQVKYIAVNRSQVWSNPCIFPKLCEEIEGTLGYPCFVKPANLGSSVGISKVRSRTELETALDNAASYDRRLIVEAGVVAREVECAVLGNDNPKASVVGEITFQSDFYDYETKYTQGEADLLIPAPLPDAIATQIQDLALKAFTAIDAAGLARVDFFYVEATGEILINEINTFPGFTATSMYPQLWAASGISFPELVDQLVQLALERHT from the coding sequence ATGAAAAAATTGCGGGTTGGGTTGCTGTTTGGCGGTTGTTCCGGAGAACATGAGGTTTCGCTCTCATCAGCACGAGCGATCGCGCAAGCCCTAAGCGCAGACCAAAATACCGGAAAGTACGAAATCCTGCCTTTCTACATCCGCAAAGATGGACGGTGGCAAGCCGGGGAATTGGCGCAACAAGTTTTAGAATCAGGAACACCCCTACAATTAGAAACTTCAACTCCTGATTCCCCATCTCCAATCGCCAGTAGCGAAATATCAACCGCCAACACGCAACAACTCAACCGTTGGCAATCTCCCTCCCAAGCTGATGAGATAGATGTCTGGTTCCCCATCCTACACGGCCCTAACGGGGAAGATGGCACGGTTCAGGGAATGCTGAAATTAATGCAGGTTCCCTTTGTGGGAAGTGGGGTTTTAGGTTCTGCGATCGGGATGGACAAAATTGCTATGAAAATGGCTTTTGCCCATGCGGGAATACCCCAGGTGAAATATATTGCTGTCAATCGGTCGCAGGTGTGGTCTAATCCTTGTATTTTCCCGAAACTCTGCGAAGAAATTGAAGGAACTCTGGGCTATCCGTGTTTTGTCAAGCCGGCAAATTTAGGCTCATCGGTGGGAATTAGCAAAGTGCGATCGCGCACTGAGTTAGAAACTGCCTTGGATAACGCCGCCAGCTACGACCGTCGCCTGATTGTAGAAGCAGGTGTCGTGGCGCGAGAAGTAGAATGTGCCGTTTTAGGCAACGACAATCCCAAAGCCTCTGTCGTGGGAGAAATTACTTTTCAAAGTGATTTTTACGACTACGAAACTAAGTATACTCAGGGAGAAGCAGATTTGCTGATCCCCGCACCATTACCAGATGCGATCGCTACTCAAATTCAAGACCTGGCTCTCAAAGCTTTTACCGCCATTGATGCTGCTGGTTTAGCACGGGTAGACTTTTTCTATGTCGAAGCCACAGGCGAAATTTTAATTAACGAAATCAACACGTTCCCAGGCTTCACAGCGACCAGTATGTATCCCCAACTATGGGCAGCAAGTGGTATTTCTTTCCCTGAATTGGTCGATCAGTTAGTTCAACTAGCGCTAGAACGACATACCTAA
- the miaB gene encoding tRNA (N6-isopentenyl adenosine(37)-C2)-methylthiotransferase MiaB, whose amino-acid sequence MTTSPRRYHITTFGCQMNKADSERMAGILENMGFEWSEDPNDASLILYNTCTIRDNAEQKVYSYLGRQAKRKQEQPDLTLIVAGCVAQQEGEQLLRRVPELDLVMGPQHANRLEDLLQQVFNGNQVVATEEVHIMEDITKPRRDSKVTAWVNVIYGCNERCTYCVVPNVRGVEQSRTPEAIRAEMEELGRQGYKEVTLLGQNIDAYGRDLPGATAEGRHQHTLTDLLYYVHDVPGIERLRFATSHPRYFTERLIRACAELPKVCELFHIPFQSGDNDILKAMSRGYTQEKYRRIIDTIRRYMPDAAITADAIVGFPGETEEQFENTLRLVEDIGFDLLNTAAYSPRPGTPAALWENQLSEEVKSDRLQRLNHLVNVKAAEASQRYFGRIEEVLVEDQNPKDPTQVMGRTRGNRLTFFTGDINELKGKIVPVKITQVRPFSLTGEALSVACC is encoded by the coding sequence ATGACCACTTCTCCCCGCCGCTATCACATCACCACCTTCGGCTGCCAGATGAACAAAGCCGACTCAGAGCGCATGGCTGGCATATTGGAAAATATGGGCTTTGAGTGGTCAGAAGACCCCAACGATGCCAGTCTGATCCTCTACAACACCTGCACGATTCGGGATAATGCCGAACAAAAGGTTTATTCCTACCTGGGTAGACAGGCAAAGCGTAAGCAAGAGCAACCGGATTTGACCCTCATAGTTGCTGGTTGTGTTGCTCAGCAGGAAGGAGAGCAATTGCTGCGGCGGGTGCCAGAACTAGACTTAGTTATGGGGCCACAACACGCCAACCGCCTTGAAGATTTGCTTCAACAAGTCTTTAACGGGAATCAGGTGGTGGCTACAGAAGAAGTCCACATTATGGAAGACATTACCAAACCGCGCCGCGACAGCAAGGTGACGGCTTGGGTGAATGTTATTTATGGCTGCAATGAGCGCTGTACTTACTGCGTGGTTCCTAACGTCCGGGGCGTTGAGCAATCTCGGACTCCAGAGGCGATTCGCGCCGAAATGGAGGAATTAGGCCGTCAGGGGTACAAGGAAGTGACCCTGCTGGGTCAAAATATTGATGCTTATGGGCGGGATTTGCCTGGGGCGACAGCCGAAGGTCGTCATCAGCACACCTTGACAGATTTGCTTTACTATGTACATGATGTTCCGGGGATTGAACGCCTCCGTTTTGCCACCAGCCATCCGCGTTATTTCACAGAACGCTTGATTCGCGCTTGTGCGGAGTTGCCCAAGGTATGCGAACTTTTTCATATTCCCTTCCAGTCCGGGGATAACGACATTCTCAAGGCAATGTCGCGGGGTTACACCCAGGAGAAATATCGCCGCATTATTGATACCATTCGGCGATATATGCCGGATGCAGCGATTACCGCTGATGCGATTGTCGGTTTTCCTGGGGAAACAGAGGAACAGTTTGAGAATACGTTGCGGCTAGTTGAGGATATTGGCTTTGACCTTCTAAATACTGCTGCTTATTCGCCGCGTCCGGGTACGCCCGCCGCGTTGTGGGAAAATCAGCTGAGTGAGGAAGTCAAGAGCGATCGCTTGCAACGTCTCAATCACTTGGTTAATGTAAAAGCGGCTGAAGCATCGCAGCGCTACTTTGGACGCATTGAAGAAGTGCTGGTAGAAGACCAAAATCCCAAAGACCCGACTCAGGTAATGGGACGCACTCGCGGCAATCGGCTTACCTTTTTCACAGGTGATATTAACGAACTCAAAGGTAAAATAGTCCCAGTGAAAATTACCCAAGTTCGCCCTTTTAGTTTGACAGGTGAGGCGCTATCAGTCGCTTGCTGTTAG
- the patX gene encoding heterocyst-inhibiting protein PatX codes for MRLYSSILFSTLLVTGLAVNLHAVEKHSENLQQTSSVQQQLSAHDPSQDSAHRGSGRKGLGSVAMAERSF; via the coding sequence ATGCGCCTTTACAGTTCCATCTTATTCTCAACTTTGTTAGTTACTGGCTTAGCGGTTAACTTGCATGCCGTTGAAAAACACTCTGAAAATCTGCAACAAACATCTTCGGTTCAACAACAGTTATCCGCTCACGATCCTAGCCAGGACAGCGCCCATCGCGGTAGCGGACGGAAAGGACTAGGTAGTGTCGCGATGGCTGAAAGGAGTTTTTAA